A segment of the Elaeis guineensis isolate ETL-2024a chromosome 6, EG11, whole genome shotgun sequence genome:
CATGGAGGATAGTGCACAATCGAGAATTGGTGAGACATAAGGATAGCATGGTATGTTATCCACTGTGGGATTTAATGCATGCATATGGAAGCCTGATGCATGGAACGTGCATGGGATGATCGATGCGATTTTAAGCGACCATACACGACATTTTTCCTCGAGCGGCACCATACGGAGGCCTCATGCATGGACACGCACGGGACGATGATGCAATTTTAAGTGACCATATACGGTATTTTTTCTAGAGTGGTGCTATTCCACGTGCCAAATGAAAACTCctctattaaaaaatttttattttaatatatatatatatatatatatatatatatatatatatatatatatataaaagattagaTTAAGTTACTTATCACgtatttattctttaaaaaagatattatatatgtatcttaaattattttatttttatgacaaCACCTGCGCTATTAGATTTTTAACATGTTAATGGATAACCATTTTAAttataaaacaaaatatttttaactattttaatttgattttatacttgaaatatttatttattaacacTGTCAATAAAAATCTGATAAAATGGGTGCTATTGTAAAAATAAGATTATTATgtacaaataatatatatattttaggtgTATgagggggcaaaaaaaaaaaaaaagaggagaaaagaaaaggaaagcgcGGGTAGAAAGGAAGCCAAATCGTTTTCTAGGGTTCGAGCTTTTCGCGCCGCCTCCCTCTTGTCCTCTGGCGCCGGAGATCGGGATCAGAGAGGATGTGTGGCATCGCTCTCGTTCTCTCGGGAGCTCGTATTGTTGGGTTCGATGTCTACAGAGAATCCCGCGGATCACCACCTCCCGATTCCGAAACGGTGCGGATCTCTCTCTCGGTTTGAGTTTTGTTTCTCCATTTATGATTCAATCTGCTTGCTGTTGGCTTCGAGTTTTTTTCGTATCCAAATGGTTGGCTGTAGATTCTAAATTCCCTTCTGGTCAACTTCAAAGGCCTTACTTTTAGGTCTCCAATGTCGGCAAAAAGATTGGGGCTAAGTTTACAAAGTAAACAGCTTTCCGAGAAACTACTTTAATGTGCTAGAATTGTTCCTATGACATAAAAATCCATCAATTAGATAGTCGAGTGTTTGTGCTACAAGCTAACAGTAGTCTTGGTTGGAGCTGTCGAAGTTAATGTGTTGATTAGTTACCAAAAAACTAAGGCTTCGTTTTTTTCCTCAAGGGAGTAGTTTTATTTAAAGGAGCTTAGCCTTAAATCAATGTAATTTTTTATATAGGTTTAGTTCCTCAAAATATGTgtttttagaatctaaatttgAGATGCCTTGGGCTTATTGTCCAAGTTTGGAGCTGGGTTAGACTGCAGGGAGGTGCTTAATAtcttcttcttgatcttgtaagcTTTTGTTGGTGATGGCACGTGCATTTTTTTTGTATGGAAAAAAAGGTGGGTGTAGTTCAGTTACAATTTGATTGTAGAAAGTGAAATTGATGAGGGGGCATATAGTACACATGGATAAGAGTGTCAGATTTAGTAATTTCAAGTGTATATTTAAATGCATTGATTGCTATGGTTTGTAGCCAGCTTAACTGATGCTAAGCAACTTAGATTGTGCAGGTGTATCATCCAGATCTTTCAGTAGGTGATCTCAAAGCTTCTCTGCAAAGACGAGGACCCGATAACCTGAGTATCAGAAAGGTCTTTCTTCAGTTAAGATCAACAGATTCTATTGATAAGGATGGTAGTATCTCCTTCCAACATGAAAACAGAATGTTATTTGAGTTTAGCTGTTTGCCACGTGCTGTTGTTTTGTTAAACATACAAAATTTGGTTTTAAGGTCTATATCTGAATTCAACTTCACATTACAGATGATGAAGAGGATCAGGAAGAAAATTCATGTTTGTGGTTTGAAGAAACTGTGAAGTATTGCATCAGTTCAACGTCAGGAGCTGTCGATACAAAAGATGGCATAACAACAGAATCTACTGCTGAACTAAATTTCCTTGGTGCGACATTACAACTGAGAGGAATAAGTCCTGCTTTTCAGCCGCTGGTGGATGTTTCTGGAAATATTCTTGTTTTTAATGGTATTTCTTTAGTCCCTTCCTGTCAATTTAGTTTTACATGATTGTAAATCAAATGATGGTGAGTTGCCATTTATATGGTTTAGTTTTGTGTTCAGTACAATTATCTGTGTCCACCTTCCCTCCCGATTCCTTTTCCAATGTCTCGTTGGTGCTAAGCACTTACTCTATATTAAGCCTTGAAGCATGCTTCTTGTGGCATATCTGGGAAAAGTTGGAAACTCTTTTAAGCCACCACCTTTAGACAAAATATAAAGAGTGTAAGATGTTGTAAATTCTCAATTGGATCCATCACAGTTTGATGCAAATTTCTATTTCTTAGTTTCCTGTTGAGATCTGTGCTGATCTGTTTTCTTCTTCGATCAGTTGGTACTTTCACTGAAACTGGAAAACAATATCTTGTGAAGATATTTATCATTGTTGAGTTGTATTGCCTATTTGAAACTTAACCAATAGGTTAAATgaatgtatcagccagagagagagagagagagatgctgcAGGATGGCTATCATTGTTGGGGCATGTTGCTCCATCTTGTGCATTATCTTGCTTTATCAGGGTTTCTTTGAACTGTTGTCTGTGTTTGAGAAGACAAATTTCTTGTGATGAATCTCGTGCAACTACTCCAGTTACATTTATCTTAGTCATTGCTGATAATCATTAGATCAGTTCCCTCGTTGTTTCGTGCTTCATCTGTTAATTGTTTTGAAAGAAGAACTCAAGATGTTTTGATTATTGAATTGTGTTTGAAAGGTGAAATATTTGGGGGACTTCATGTTGATGTTGATAGCAGTGATTCTGAAACTTTTTTGCATGCACTGGAACATTGTTGTTCCTGTGACGGTGAACTTGGGAAAGCTTGTTCTTGCATTCAGAATGGAGAGAAGACTGTTCCTTACATTCTTTCAACAATCAGAGGGCCGTGGGCTTTGATATATTGGCAGGTattttaacctattttgattgttAGTATAATTGATTTGTAAATGTTGGTAGATCTCTTTCTTGGATATTATTTATGTAATTTAGTTGGAATCTAATTGAAagtggtattttttttttcatctttcaaaTTTCTATTTCTCAGAAAAAGTCAGAAACTTTATGGTTCGGTCGAGATGCTTTTGGGAGGAGAAGCCTTCTTGTTCACTGGCCAACATTTGATGACCCACAATTTATTCTATCTTCTGTATCACCAGCTTCGCCTTTTAAAAAGGATTCAGGTAGAGAAATTTTCAGTCGAGGTTTTCATACATCTCTGAATATACTCCTTATTATTCTTCATTGTTGATTTACTTGTATTGTGAATGGAAGCAATGTATTTTGTTTTGGCTCAACAACATGTCTGACATTAGATAACCTCATGCTATGTTTTATATATAGATTGTGGTAATTCATATGTAAGTTGGTCATTTGTCTTCAATTTGTCAACTTTTATATTTCCTTTCTCGTGAAATCGACTGAATCTATCAAATTCTGTTCTACCAGATTTTTttgtcatttctttttttttttttactctcttTTCCTGGGGGTGACAGTCACTCTATTGAAGTCAGTATTGAAATttactcttatatatatatatatatatatatatatatatatatatatatatatatatctgataTGTGATTACCTGCATCATTtttgttgtttgaaacttttcagtAAATTGCCTGCATTCAATTTATGCAGGTTCCACCTCAACAACAGATGGCTTTGAACCTGGGATTGATTCCAATGTTGTATCTACAGCATGTGGACTTTGTTACTGGGAGGAGCTTCCTTGTGGGATATACAGTGTCCACTTAAAAGCGCAAAAAGCCATCAAGCGGTGTGTAAGAGAAAAATTGGTTGGTGAAGTCAGAAAACATGAATGGAGTGATCCCTTGTTAAATGAACTGATTAAATGGGAGAGGACTTTTCTGGATCCCCAAGTGGAGGAGCTCTCCACAATCAGTCTCCCACTTCAAATGGAGCAACTTGCCTTgccttcaaaagcttcagatggAATGCATCATGATATAGCTAATCTCAAGGAATGTATGGTGAAACAGGCAAATTTCCAATCAGATATTGCCCATTCTTTGATGAATAATCTTAGACCAGGTCAAGCAATGAGAAATAATGTGTTATCTTTACTATTGGATTTCTAGGTGTTCTGCTGAAAAGTTTCAGAACATAGTTAATGTTAATGCAGGGTATACTCAGCCTGCAGAGAAGGTACTCATTGCACTAAGAGAATCTGTCATGCGGCGAACTACTCTAGACACAATCTATCAGGTACAATATTTTTGCTTGTTTATGAAGCAGTTTGCATAGTTTGCTTGCGCatcattcttatttttcttcttaatcTTTTGTAACATTGTAGGCAACAAACATTAGCTAATAGGAGAAATAAATAATGACATCAGCTGTTGCCTCTGCAAAAAAAtatgttagattttttttatgtattctaTAGTGGTATTATTTTCAAATCAAACTACCACAACTACTACATTCAGTCAAGAGTGCTGTCCTGATCTCATACCTGAAGAAGCAAATGCATAAAGTTAACTATTTTGATCTGACCCCTGTAACAAAGAGATGGCCTTTAAAGCAAAGAAGATTGAGAATTTGTCATGCTGCATTGAAGGGTTGTGACATGAGATTTTCTCATCTCTAATTGTAGTTATCAATTGTCTATTTTTTCTGTTTATTTCCAATTATTTTTAGTTAGTGGTAGTCTTTTAAGATCAAAAGCTGAGATTAGAAGCACACATATTTTAATTGTTATCTTGATGAGGCCTATTTATTAGGggtaattttgaaattttaacaGTTGAATTAAGGTTTCTGTTTTGTTATGAAAAGGGATTCTTTAGGTTTTATGTTATCGGATTTTATGCACATGGTGAATGAAAGAAGGGAATCTTTGGCTTTCTTTACTCTTATTATGATTCCACAATGAAGGTGTAAGACCTTCAAATCCCAGGTGTGGTTCCTAGGTCCCAGAGCAATCCGGTAGCACACTTCCTCTTTCTACTCCAATCTTTCTGCTGTTCTTTATTTTCTGTGGCGTGGTTATTCTATCACTTATATGAACTAATCTGCAGCAGAACTATGCTAGACCCTCATAGCCTGCAGACCTAACAACACAGGAAGCTATTCCCTCTTCATTGTGCTATTTTCAGCCATTAGCGGAAGGGAAACAACTACCTCTCAGGGTCTATTTTCATGTCAGATCAGGTTTCTTGTCATCGTAGACCTTGTCCTACTACTGCATTGAGCCTAACTGCCTTCCATCACAATTCATGTTTGATCCCTGCAAGCTCTAACGTTGCTGCCCCTAACACCACCTAGTTTCTCAGATCTGTAGTACTGCAGAATCAAATGTACTGTTATAATCTTTGTTACTGCTCCTTCAGTCAATCCTTATAATCCACCAACAAACACCTCTTGCCCGCCAAAAATATAGCTTCTTGCTTTGCTATATTTAAAACCCTGTACTTACTACTAAGCTGGAATTCCAACAACCTATAGCTTTAATCGTTGCTTCCATAGACCCTATAGACCCCTACTGTCTGGAGTCTAGACTATCACACATCAATAAGGATgaaatgcatgtgtgtgtgtgtgtgtgcagaaTGCCGAAGAGAAAAGGCAAAAAGAAAGAGGATGAATAGAGTGAGTATCAAAACAACGTAAATGTGGTCAAATACCATTTTGTTGAGTGCTGTTAATTTAACACATATGCACTGGATAAAGCAGCAATGCAACTGCAGGACTGAGATTGTGAATGATAGATATTCATATATGACTCAACACAGATGGGTAGGGTGAGCTGTTGAAGTCAGAAATGTGCTTAAGTGGAAGCAGATGTTGGTCCTCTTGAATATCTGATGATTGTCCTGTTTTATGGGTGCTAATTTCTTGGGTGATTCCCTGGCTAATTTAAGAAAATTCCACTAGCATTATTGTCACGCTATGTAATTCATAAACCCAATTCATTTACTTGGATAGCCttgtttaaaatttattatgcATTTTCCATGGCTGATAAAACAGAACATCATATGCATCTGTGA
Coding sequences within it:
- the LOC105046669 gene encoding uncharacterized protein isoform X2; the protein is MCGIALVLSGARIVGFDVYRESRGSPPPDSETIVQVYHPDLSVGDLKASLQRRGPDNLSIRKVFLQLRSTDSIDKDDDEEDQEENSCLWFEETVKYCISSTSGAVDTKDGITTESTAELNFLGATLQLRGISPAFQPLVDVSGNILVFNGEIFGGLHVDVDSSDSETFLHALEHCCSCDGELGKACSCIQNGEKTVPYILSTIRGPWALIYWQKKSETLWFGRDAFGRRSLLVHWPTFDDPQFILSSVSPASPFKKDSGSTSTTDGFEPGIDSNVVSTACGLCYWEELPCGIYSVHLKAQKAIKRCVREKLVGEVRKHEWSDPLLNELIKWERTFLDPQVEELSTISLPLQMEQLALPSKASDGMHHDIANLKECMVKQANFQSDIAHSLMNNLRPGYTQPAEKVLIALRESVMRRTTLDTIYQAALHGGKEEELAPIALLFSGGLDSMILAALLDQCLHQKYTVDLLNVSFDGQLAPDRVSARMGLRELQKIAPCRRWRLVEIDASLSDLTWEAKHVMSLIHPAKTYMDLNIGIALWLAAGGDGWVDGEICNLGEDQCRYRYKSMAQILLLGSGADEQCAGYGRHRTRYRLGGWVALHEEMRLDMLRIWKRNMGRDDRCISDRGKEARFPFLDEDVIRTLLEIPLWEIAQLDKPSGRGDKKILREVAQLLGLEGAAVLPKRAIQFGSRIARESNRKNFGSNRAANQASAGSVKIHQPEK
- the LOC105046669 gene encoding uncharacterized protein isoform X1, whose protein sequence is MCGIALVLSGARIVGFDVYRESRGSPPPDSETVYHPDLSVGDLKASLQRRGPDNLSIRKVFLQLRSTDSIDKDDDEEDQEENSCLWFEETVKYCISSTSGAVDTKDGITTESTAELNFLGATLQLRGISPAFQPLVDVSGNILVFNGEIFGGLHVDVDSSDSETFLHALEHCCSCDGELGKACSCIQNGEKTVPYILSTIRGPWALIYWQKKSETLWFGRDAFGRRSLLVHWPTFDDPQFILSSVSPASPFKKDSGSTSTTDGFEPGIDSNVVSTACGLCYWEELPCGIYSVHLKAQKAIKRCVREKLVGEVRKHEWSDPLLNELIKWERTFLDPQVEELSTISLPLQMEQLALPSKASDGMHHDIANLKECMVKQANFQSDIAHSLMNNLRPVNVNAGYTQPAEKVLIALRESVMRRTTLDTIYQAALHGGKEEELAPIALLFSGGLDSMILAALLDQCLHQKYTVDLLNVSFDGQLAPDRVSARMGLRELQKIAPCRRWRLVEIDASLSDLTWEAKHVMSLIHPAKTYMDLNIGIALWLAAGGDGWVDGEICNLGEDQCRYRYKSMAQILLLGSGADEQCAGYGRHRTRYRLGGWVALHEEMRLDMLRIWKRNMGRDDRCISDRGKEARFPFLDEDVIRTLLEIPLWEIAQLDKPSGRGDKKILREVAQLLGLEGAAVLPKRAIQFGSRIARESNRKNFGSNRAANQASAGSVKIHQPEK
- the LOC105046669 gene encoding uncharacterized protein isoform X3, translated to MCGIALVLSGARIVGFDVYRESRGSPPPDSETVYHPDLSVGDLKASLQRRGPDNLSIRKVFLQLRSTDSIDKDDDEEDQEENSCLWFEETVKYCISSTSGAVDTKDGITTESTAELNFLGATLQLRGISPAFQPLVDVSGNILVFNGEIFGGLHVDVDSSDSETFLHALEHCCSCDGELGKACSCIQNGEKTVPYILSTIRGPWALIYWQKKSETLWFGRDAFGRRSLLVHWPTFDDPQFILSSVSPASPFKKDSGSTSTTDGFEPGIDSNVVSTACGLCYWEELPCGIYSVHLKAQKAIKRCVREKLVGEVRKHEWSDPLLNELIKWERTFLDPQVEELSTISLPLQMEQLALPSKASDGMHHDIANLKECMVKQANFQSDIAHSLMNNLRPGYTQPAEKVLIALRESVMRRTTLDTIYQAALHGGKEEELAPIALLFSGGLDSMILAALLDQCLHQKYTVDLLNVSFDGQLAPDRVSARMGLRELQKIAPCRRWRLVEIDASLSDLTWEAKHVMSLIHPAKTYMDLNIGIALWLAAGGDGWVDGEICNLGEDQCRYRYKSMAQILLLGSGADEQCAGYGRHRTRYRLGGWVALHEEMRLDMLRIWKRNMGRDDRCISDRGKEARFPFLDEDVIRTLLEIPLWEIAQLDKPSGRGDKKILREVAQLLGLEGAAVLPKRAIQFGSRIARESNRKNFGSNRAANQASAGSVKIHQPEK